The DNA window AAGCATATTCCAACCTTCATCAAGACATTCCCTGTgtcttcatgtataaaatatacTGGTCTACAGTGCAAAGCCCTGAAGATTTGATATTGtctactttgtgtctctctttAGTCTTGTTTCATGCCGTAAGAAATATGGGATGGAGACAAACAGTGAACTAGAGTCAGGGCAGCTGGTACCACCTAGGCCCAGTTCTACTacatcagttttagcagttttaaCACTTACCCTTTCTACATCTTTCTATGCTCATCAGTGGAATGAGAATATGAATGCCTGCCCTTCCAACCTGAGAAAGTTTTagcaagaattaaatgagttacaAATTATAAAAGCCTTTTAAGTagtttaaaagataataataataataataataataacaatataatattattattatgcaacctgtaggcacttaataaatattaatggagaaatgaaacagaCAGACAAATGGTAGAGAGCAGGCTGAAtgatggaaagaagggaggatcagagaaaagataagagataacaacAATTCAAGCTCTTGGCACCTTAAGCCAGTGTCTGTCACCGATGGTAACACAGAAAGAATCACGATGCTTTAAGTCCAGGGCACTGTTTAATAAACGCAGGGCTTAGTTTCTGGTGAGGGATCATCTCACCCAGAATTTCTGTAGCTCCATGCAGTTAATGAGGCATCTAACAGCACCTGTTCAGATTTTACCCAGGAAGAAATGTAATGGGTAGGACACAGGAGGTAAGACACAAGGCTCACATTCATCAATGCACATTGCTGGTTTTCCAGGGACAGCAAAATATTTAACAGCTGAGCAGCAAATCTCATTTGACTGTTTAAGTAAAAGGTAATGATTAATATCAAGCTAAAAGTGTGTgcctttctacatttttattaaataaaacacaccAATGGCATATCTATGaaataaaactgcattttcaACAAGGTTTTCATTCTCCTGTGAACTAAGCATCACAGGATACTTGGTTCTATGCGTTTagtcatccatccatttattcgaACAAACATCTCTTAAGTGAATATTATGTGCCAGGCTTTATCCCACCCAGAGCAGGACTAAAAGATGAATAACCTCAGAGTCTGAGGACTAGGGcagagcaggaaggagaaagagacacacatgcacgtgctcaTGAGCgcgtccacacacacacacacacacacacacacacacacacacacaaagagaacaaTGTAAATGCAATACGATGTGATAAAACACAGACTGAGTCAGCATGCAGCAGGCTCACGGGTAATCTTTAAGCAGCGAATGAGTCAGGAGTCAGCTACAGATCAGAGAAACTACACTATCTTGTTTAAGGAGCAAGAGATTTAACACAGGGAACTAGGTGCTAACAAAATCATGGAAAGGTCAGGAGGAGCACTGGgtccatgctgagcctggacAGCAGTCCTAGAAGGATACTGCAGAACTGCACCCCAGGGGGAGCTGCCCTCTTGGCCACCTTCAGGAAACAGGAATCCAAAGACCCCAATGCAATGCTGGCTCCAGAAATGCACCTCATTAGCAGCTCTCCAGAGATGATAATTGTTCATTCCTGCTAAATCCTTACTGggagatagatagaaagataggcaggcaggtaggtaggtaggtaggtagatagacagaaagatagacagatgattgatagatgatagataattaatagatagatagatcgataaAGGTCTAACAGACCACCATAGCTCTTGCCATTTAACTCAGTTCTGAACTTAAGTCTTACATAAATGTACCTGATTAGCAGAGCCTGAAATCACATCTGGACCCCTAACTGCAAGGGAGTCTCTCTGTAGCTTTAGCAGTCCAGGAGCACTGAGAGACGGTGTGAACAGGTGTGAGTGTGCCCAACTAGCACACTCAGCCCAGCGGAGAATGTAAACATGGACAGATCACagggtggagaaggggaagggctgCAGCTAGGAGGCTCAGCATGTGCGTGAACCTAACCAGCATTGGAAGTATGTCCCGGACGAGCTATGAATAGGACCAAGGACAGCATTTTAAATGTCACCACCTTTTTGGTTGTCATCGTTACTGACATGTTGACACTAAAGTCAAATCCACACGAGTGCAGTGTTCTGGTGGAGTAAATAGGAACTTGGAGTCGAGACACAGCAATGTTcttcctagctctgccacttacagtGTTCCTGGGATGTCACTTAACACCTCTGGCTTCATTTTTgccatctgcaaaatagggataatTACCATGATCCTTTACTAGTAAGTCAGGAATTAATAAGAAACACAAACATCAAAACTCATCATCTTGGTGGGAGTCCTTTTACACACACTAATTGGATATTTatttaatggggggggggaggggaagcttcCCAGCATTTGCAGAAACTTTCCTAATAATACAGTATTACAATTTTGTTTGGATACTGTTAGAATAATGGATGtccaatcaatatttgttgatacgaaataaaaatgtaagcatCATGGAATTCAGTTTTCCTTGGAAACGCAGAGCTCTTCCCAGCTTTCCTCTCGTGGCTGGTCGTAGAAACCTTCCCCAGCACTGCACACGTTGACTGGCAAGGTAAATAAATGAGGGAGCCAGAGCTTTGCATTGTTTACCGAGCCTTGCGCTCGGCCAAGGTGACTGCCTGGCAAGCGGAGTAGTCTTCCGTTACACAGTTTTCATGAATATGTAATTCATCTGGTCGCAATAGATGTATTTCATGCCATTTGGAAAGCCACATGTTCTTTCCTTGCAATAATGGCCTCCTCTACCCCTGTGCAGAGACGAGGAGGGGGTTCAGCAGCTGTTGAAGGTCAAGCTACCACTTAGTTACCGAGTTACAGCACACAGACGGTGGAGACCATGTGGCATGTAAATCACCTGCAGCAGCACGGGTGACGTCAGATGGCAGGGAACTTTaaacacctctctctccctctctctctctctctctttgtgtccccctgcccttcccccagaccAAGAGGAAAGGGGAATCCAAGCAAGCTATAAGAGATGATATACAATCAGATAAGCTTTTAAAACAGGTGACAAGCAGAGAAAATACAGCGAAACATGAACTGACAATACAATTTCACTGGATTTCCTGTCTCACCATCTGCATCTATGTGACAGTcagtgaggaagagaaaggagaccaGTGTGAAACCAGGAAGCCACAAataaccccagaattagaccctgGTAGGTAAAAGCTGGGAAGAGATGTCTTCAAAGCGACCATCTACCTCTCCACTGTGGAAGGAAAGAGTAATTTTGAGTTGTGAGCTTTCCCTAGAGGAATGGAGCTAGTAACATAAGTCACtgctgtgtctctgtttcttcattttcacacacacacacacacacacacacacacacacacactgaaaaagaaagagaaatttcacaAAGATGTCCTATGCCTTAACCAATTAAcaattacaaaataagaaatatggaGGCCGCGGATGGAGAGGATGGAGAGGAAGGCGGGTGTCAGCCCCGGGCTGATGCGGGGACTGCCAAGTTGATGTTGCTGTCTGTTAGAAGCTGGCCTGGCCAGGCCGTGTCAGGAATCAGTCTCCATGTCTAAGCTGCTTGAATAAAGAGTGGACTGATCAAGTCTATGAAGCGCCTTTGAAAGCAAAAGTCTCAACCACTTCTGCGGGAAGTTGGATAGACAGAAACCTGTGGGTGATCTGACTATCATGGAGCCTGAGGACTTTGATTCCGAGGAAAAAGAGATGTTAAGCTGGGATATTAATGATATGAAGCTGCCACAGAACGTGAAAAAGACCGACTGGTTCCAGGAGTGGCCAGATTCCTACGAGAAGCACATCTATAGCTCAGAGGACAGGAATGCGCAGCGGCACCTGAGCAGCTGGGCCATGCGCAACACCAACAACCACAACTCGCGCATCCTCAAGAAGTCCTGCCTGGGCGTGGTGGTGTGCAGCCGTGACTGCTCCGCCGAGGAGGGGCGCAAGATCTACCTGAGACCTGCCATCTGCGACAAAGCCCGGCAGAAGCAGCAGAGGAAACGCTGTCCCAACTGTGATGGGCCTCTCAAGCTGATTCCTTGCCGAGGCCATGGGGGCTTCCCGGTCACCAACTTCTGGAGGCACGATGGACGCTTCATATTTTTCCAGTCAAAGGGAGAACACGATCATCCCAAACCAGAAACCAAGTTGGAAGCTGAGGCAAGAAGAGCAATGAAGAGGGCACAGACGGcatcctcctctgtctccttaaAGCTGAAGGGGAGCCCAGAGACAAAGTCTCTTCCAGGTGAAACACAAAGTTGGGGAAGTTTACCTTTAACTTGGTCTATCCAGGAAGGCATCCAATTGCCTGGTAGTTACGGTGGACGTTTAATAGCTAACACTCCCCAGCAGAAGTCACTGAATGATTCCTTATTCTTCTCCAAGAGTTATTGTTTGGGGGGAACCACTGATCTGGTAGACCCCGCTTCTACCTTGGGCCCCACTAAACTctatgagaaatgcaaattgtccAGTAGTTGGATTTATAATAGTGGGGACCTGCTTCATCCTGTTTCTGGAGTCTTCTCTGACTACGATGA is part of the Panthera uncia isolate 11264 unplaced genomic scaffold, Puncia_PCG_1.0 HiC_scaffold_959, whole genome shotgun sequence genome and encodes:
- the LOC125918537 gene encoding chorion-specific transcription factor GCMa-like, yielding MEPEDFDSEEKEMLSWDINDMKLPQNVKKTDWFQEWPDSYEKHIYSSEDRNAQRHLSSWAMRNTNNHNSRILKKSCLGVVVCSRDCSAEEGRKIYLRPAICDKARQKQQRKRCPNCDGPLKLIPCRGHGGFPVTNFWRHDGRFIFFQSKGEHDHPKPETKLEAEARRAMKRAQTASSSVSLKLKGSPETKSLPGETQSWGSLPLTWSIQEGIQLPGSYGGRLIANTPQQKSLNDSLFFSKSYCLGGTTDLVDPASTLGPTKLYEKCKLSSSWIYNSGDLLHPVSGVFSDYDDRQTWNKNT